In Dyadobacter sp. NIV53, a single window of DNA contains:
- a CDS encoding ABC transporter permease: MRTIRFLLEKEFRQIFRNKAMLPMLFILPSVQLLVLPLAANYEVKNINIAVVDHDHSTYSQKLVSKITASGYFHMAGYNDLYKSADKLIENDKADLILEIPVGFERNMVRENEGKLFIAVNAINGTKAGVGGAYLNRIIADYNSDVRLEWITPERFNVQPVIEVTSANWFNPHMNYDFFMVPGILAVLVTMIGGYMSALNIVKEKEIGTIEQINVTPIRKFHFILGKLIPFWILGVLIFTFGLLVIARFIYHIVPVGSILLLYGFLGLYLLAILGFGLLVSTFCETQQQAMSVAFFFVMIFILMSGLFTPIESMPEWAKMIAYFNPVTYFIDVMRMVVLKGSGFRDLQYHFIKIIAFAIVLNSWAILNYRKTS, encoded by the coding sequence ATGAGAACGATCAGATTTTTACTGGAAAAAGAGTTTCGGCAAATATTCCGGAATAAGGCCATGCTGCCCATGCTTTTCATTCTGCCAAGTGTACAACTTCTGGTCTTGCCGTTAGCAGCAAATTATGAAGTGAAAAATATTAACATAGCCGTTGTGGATCATGATCATTCGACTTATTCGCAAAAACTGGTTTCAAAGATCACCGCGTCGGGTTATTTTCACATGGCAGGTTATAACGATTTATATAAAAGCGCTGATAAATTAATTGAGAATGATAAGGCCGATCTGATACTTGAAATTCCGGTTGGATTTGAAAGGAATATGGTTCGCGAAAATGAAGGAAAATTATTTATAGCCGTTAACGCGATCAATGGTACCAAAGCCGGAGTTGGAGGTGCTTATCTGAACAGGATTATTGCTGACTATAATAGTGATGTGCGTTTGGAGTGGATTACCCCGGAGCGTTTTAACGTACAGCCTGTCATTGAAGTTACCTCAGCCAACTGGTTCAATCCGCATATGAATTACGATTTTTTTATGGTTCCTGGAATACTGGCCGTTTTAGTTACCATGATAGGCGGATACATGTCGGCATTAAATATTGTCAAGGAAAAGGAAATCGGTACAATAGAACAAATAAACGTAACGCCAATCAGGAAATTTCATTTTATCCTGGGCAAACTTATTCCATTCTGGATCCTGGGAGTACTCATTTTTACATTCGGTTTACTCGTTATCGCTCGTTTTATCTATCACATTGTGCCTGTTGGAAGTATATTGCTTTTGTATGGATTCCTTGGATTATATCTTTTGGCCATACTTGGTTTTGGTTTGCTTGTTTCTACTTTTTGTGAAACGCAGCAGCAGGCTATGTCTGTGGCATTTTTCTTTGTAATGATATTTATATTAATGAGCGGACTTTTTACACCTATTGAAAGTATGCCGGAATGGGCAAAAATGATCGCCTATTTCAATCCCGTTACTTATTTTATTGATGTAATGCGAATGGTTGTTTTAAAAGGAAGTGGTTTTCGTGATCTTCAATACCATTTTATTAAAATCATTGCTTTTGCCATTGTACTAAACAGCTGGGCCATTTTGAATTACCGTAAGACGAGTTAA
- a CDS encoding NupC/NupG family nucleoside CNT transporter, with product MERFTGLIGIVLILGIAYAMSNNRKAINYRTVGVGLGIQLGLAVFILRTDVGQSIFQWLGAKVQKLLSFSDQGADFVFGTLVRPELMQRAFGPGNDFVFFFKVIPTIIFVAVLVNILYHLGIMQRVVSIIAKGVYWLMGVSGAEAVSNVASTFVGQVEAQIMIKPYLKNMTKSELMSSMTGSFACIAGGVMAVYISLGVPAPYLIAASLMAAPGALVISKIVYPETEQSTTKGAVKLEVTKTHANLLDAIAAGAGEGLKVGFNVIAMLIGFIALVALLDYLLGLIGGIFAFPQLSFNFILGKVFSVFAWAMGVPGKDIEAAGSLMGTKMVINEFVAYLDMVKLKDTLDHKTIVITSFALCGFANFSSIAIQVGGIGELAPSRRADLARIGFKALICGTLASYMSATIAGLLL from the coding sequence ATGGAAAGATTTACCGGCCTGATTGGCATTGTATTGATTTTGGGTATTGCGTACGCAATGTCAAATAACCGTAAAGCTATTAATTATCGTACTGTTGGCGTCGGGTTGGGAATTCAGCTCGGTCTGGCTGTTTTTATTCTTCGTACAGATGTTGGACAATCTATCTTTCAATGGTTAGGCGCAAAAGTTCAAAAATTGCTTTCTTTCTCGGATCAGGGCGCTGATTTCGTATTCGGAACCTTGGTTCGTCCCGAATTAATGCAGCGTGCATTTGGTCCCGGAAACGATTTTGTATTCTTTTTTAAAGTAATTCCTACCATCATATTTGTGGCCGTGCTGGTGAACATACTTTATCACCTGGGTATTATGCAGCGCGTAGTTTCAATTATTGCCAAAGGCGTATACTGGTTAATGGGTGTTAGCGGAGCCGAGGCAGTTTCTAATGTCGCAAGTACGTTTGTAGGGCAGGTTGAGGCACAGATCATGATTAAGCCTTATCTGAAAAACATGACTAAGTCTGAACTTATGTCATCTATGACGGGCAGTTTTGCGTGTATTGCAGGAGGTGTAATGGCGGTGTATATTTCCTTGGGCGTGCCCGCTCCGTATCTGATCGCAGCTAGTTTAATGGCCGCTCCGGGTGCGTTGGTGATCTCTAAAATTGTTTATCCGGAAACGGAACAATCTACTACAAAAGGCGCTGTAAAGCTGGAAGTTACTAAAACACATGCTAATTTATTGGATGCTATTGCAGCAGGTGCAGGTGAGGGATTGAAAGTAGGGTTTAATGTAATAGCAATGCTAATCGGGTTTATTGCACTGGTAGCGCTTTTGGATTATTTATTGGGATTGATAGGTGGTATTTTTGCTTTTCCTCAGTTGAGTTTCAATTTCATTCTAGGTAAAGTATTTTCCGTATTTGCATGGGCAATGGGCGTTCCTGGTAAAGATATCGAAGCAGCGGGTTCACTAATGGGTACCAAAATGGTAATCAATGAATTCGTGGCTTATCTGGATATGGTAAAATTGAAGGACACACTGGATCATAAAACGATCGTTATTACTAGTTTTGCCCTGTGTGGTTTTGCTAATTTCAGCTCTATTGCCATTCAGGTGGGAGGTATTGGAGAACTTGCTCCCTCACGCCGCGCTGATCTGGCCCGTATCGGATTTAAGGCACTGATTTGCGGTACCTTGGCGTCCTATATGTCAGCGACTATTGCAGGATTGTTGTTATAA
- a CDS encoding YihY/virulence factor BrkB family protein: MKTIKLSLSLLKDSFNGFMDDNGLKLSAALSYYTIFSLAPMLLVIISVLNFFYRNGDIQGEVFGQITSLVGKNAAEQLLEILKNAEMSKKSGVAAAIGIGTLLIGATGVFAEIQDSINYIWSIKSKPKKGWLQYLKNRLLSFSIILTLGFLLLVSLGVNALVDLLSSRLEQRFSEASVVVFYIVNMALLLTIITSLFTVIFKVLPDGHVKWKECIVGAAFTAVLFLIGKFVITFYIGQADLGATYGTSASIVILLTWVYYSSIILYFGAEFTKVYAGLDGVAISPNKNAVLVIRKEVDEKTGKLVQ; this comes from the coding sequence ATGAAAACAATCAAGCTCTCTCTTTCTCTGCTCAAAGACAGTTTTAATGGATTTATGGATGATAATGGCCTGAAATTAAGTGCGGCTCTGTCGTATTATACCATTTTTTCTCTGGCTCCCATGTTGCTGGTAATTATTTCTGTGCTTAATTTTTTTTACAGAAATGGGGATATTCAGGGAGAGGTTTTTGGGCAAATTACTTCATTGGTTGGTAAAAATGCCGCGGAACAGCTGCTTGAAATACTTAAAAATGCCGAAATGTCAAAAAAGTCCGGCGTTGCAGCTGCTATTGGCATTGGTACTTTATTAATCGGTGCAACCGGGGTATTTGCAGAAATTCAGGATTCTATCAATTATATATGGTCTATTAAATCCAAACCTAAAAAAGGCTGGCTTCAATATCTTAAAAACCGGCTGCTTTCTTTTTCAATTATCCTCACTTTGGGATTTCTTCTGCTGGTTTCTTTGGGTGTAAATGCGTTGGTAGACTTGCTAAGTTCAAGATTGGAACAACGCTTTTCAGAAGCTTCGGTAGTTGTATTTTATATTGTTAATATGGCGCTGTTACTGACCATCATTACTTCTCTCTTTACGGTTATTTTTAAAGTATTGCCCGATGGACATGTAAAATGGAAAGAATGTATTGTAGGTGCTGCATTTACTGCAGTACTTTTTTTAATTGGTAAGTTCGTGATCACTTTCTATATCGGTCAGGCTGATCTCGGAGCAACTTATGGCACATCAGCTTCTATTGTCATACTTTTAACATGGGTATATTATTCTTCCATTATCCTGTATTTCGGAGCCGAATTTACAAAAGTGTACGCCGGCCTGGATGGGGTTGCAATATCGCCCAACAAAAATGCTGTGCTGGTCATAAGAAAAGAAGTAGACGAAAAAACCGGAAAGCTGGTACAATAG
- the sppA gene encoding signal peptide peptidase SppA gives MLQFFKYVLATIVGLAVFFFLFIFIVAGIGAAFSSEDKVVVEDKSILKLDLNKPISEVGVENPFAEIGGPFGGSENAVGLKDILEALKNAQTDDKIKGIYLKTEGPETGWATLEEIRNQLLEFKKSKKFIVTYGESFSEKGYYIASLADKIYLNPAGGMEWNGLSAEYSFFKGTFDKLEVKPLIFRVGEFKSAIEMFSRQDMSEASKKQSSELIAAINGNFLKNISASRKIPVDQLKGLADSLAVENPESALKYKLVTNLGYWDEFENVLKKDLKIEDKKEVSYIGVDKYLKGESIGKEGDFDKRIAVLVAEGEISSGEGSDESIGSEKFVKEIKKLRDNDKIKAIVLRINSPGGSALASDVMWREIQITAKKKPVIASMSDVAASGGYYMAMGCDKIVAQPNTITGSIGIFGLIFNVTDFMNNKLGVTFDHVGTNAHSDWPTATREMTEFEKSMVQKSVNEGYEKFTAKAAAGRKMPVEKLKSLAQGRVWSGVEAKENGLVDELGGIDKAISLAATTAKLDKDDYRVRYYPEKKKPLEELFTKMMGDEEQKVMDKNLGEMSTYVKMYKKLMNMGGTQTRMPFELVIK, from the coding sequence ATGTTACAGTTTTTTAAATATGTTTTAGCCACAATAGTTGGCTTAGCCGTTTTCTTTTTTCTTTTCATTTTTATTGTTGCCGGAATAGGAGCCGCGTTCTCATCCGAGGACAAAGTTGTGGTAGAAGATAAATCTATTCTTAAACTGGATTTGAATAAACCCATTTCAGAAGTTGGTGTTGAAAACCCTTTCGCTGAAATTGGCGGGCCATTTGGAGGAAGTGAGAATGCAGTAGGCTTAAAGGATATTCTGGAAGCACTGAAAAATGCACAGACCGACGATAAAATTAAGGGCATTTATCTTAAAACAGAAGGTCCTGAAACAGGTTGGGCAACACTGGAAGAGATCAGAAACCAGCTTTTAGAATTCAAAAAATCAAAGAAATTCATTGTTACCTACGGTGAATCTTTCTCGGAAAAAGGCTATTACATCGCTTCCCTCGCAGATAAAATTTATTTAAATCCGGCTGGCGGAATGGAATGGAACGGCCTTTCTGCTGAATACAGTTTCTTTAAAGGCACTTTTGATAAGCTTGAAGTAAAACCTTTGATTTTCCGTGTGGGTGAGTTCAAAAGCGCTATTGAAATGTTCTCGCGCCAGGATATGAGTGAGGCAAGTAAAAAGCAGTCATCTGAGCTGATCGCCGCAATTAATGGTAATTTCCTGAAAAATATTTCTGCATCACGTAAAATACCTGTTGATCAATTGAAAGGATTAGCCGATTCACTGGCTGTTGAGAATCCGGAATCTGCATTAAAATACAAGCTTGTTACAAATCTTGGTTATTGGGATGAATTTGAAAACGTCCTGAAAAAAGATTTAAAGATTGAAGACAAAAAAGAAGTTTCTTACATAGGTGTCGACAAATACCTGAAAGGCGAAAGCATTGGAAAAGAAGGGGATTTTGACAAGCGTATTGCTGTGCTGGTTGCCGAAGGTGAAATTTCAAGCGGAGAAGGCAGCGACGAGTCTATAGGTTCTGAAAAGTTTGTGAAGGAAATTAAAAAACTTCGTGATAATGACAAGATCAAAGCCATTGTACTCCGTATCAATTCTCCCGGCGGAAGCGCACTTGCATCGGATGTAATGTGGAGAGAAATTCAGATTACAGCCAAAAAGAAACCAGTTATTGCTTCCATGTCGGATGTTGCTGCATCAGGTGGATATTATATGGCTATGGGTTGCGATAAGATTGTTGCACAGCCAAATACAATTACAGGTTCGATTGGGATATTCGGACTTATTTTTAATGTAACTGATTTCATGAATAATAAGCTGGGTGTCACGTTTGACCATGTTGGTACCAATGCCCACTCTGACTGGCCTACTGCGACACGCGAAATGACTGAATTTGAAAAGTCCATGGTTCAGAAGAGCGTTAATGAAGGTTATGAGAAATTTACGGCTAAGGCTGCGGCAGGAAGAAAAATGCCTGTTGAAAAATTAAAAAGTCTAGCACAAGGCCGTGTATGGTCCGGTGTAGAAGCCAAGGAAAATGGACTGGTAGATGAATTAGGCGGTATTGACAAAGCTATCAGTTTGGCTGCTACAACCGCCAAATTAGATAAAGATGATTACCGTGTTCGGTATTATCCTGAAAAGAAAAAGCCACTTGAAGAGCTATTTACTAAAATGATGGGCGACGAAGAGCAAAAAGTAATGGATAAAAATCTCGGAGAAATGTCCACTTATGTTAAAATGTATAAAAAACTCATGAACATGGGCGGAACGCAAACCAGAATGCCTTTTGAACTGGTGATAAAATAG
- a CDS encoding histidine phosphatase family protein produces the protein MKKILILVRHATAEDQSFKIKDFDRQLVDKGLSEATLMGKWLYGKNINPDHFITSAAPRAYKTAEVVADQMYFDVANIVATQDLYDGGPQAYLSAVNKNPEESRWLILFGHNPDITYFAEYLSGSHIGSMKKCGIAIIEFENQKWEEISGKSGNLVYYITPKEVREAS, from the coding sequence ATGAAAAAGATACTCATTTTAGTTCGCCACGCCACCGCCGAAGATCAGAGTTTTAAAATAAAGGATTTTGACAGACAGCTCGTTGATAAAGGGCTTTCTGAAGCCACTTTAATGGGCAAATGGCTTTATGGTAAAAATATAAATCCGGATCATTTCATTACCAGTGCAGCCCCTAGGGCATACAAAACCGCTGAGGTAGTTGCCGATCAAATGTATTTTGATGTTGCAAATATTGTTGCAACACAGGACTTATACGATGGCGGTCCGCAGGCTTATTTAAGTGCTGTCAATAAAAACCCCGAAGAAAGCAGGTGGCTGATACTTTTTGGCCATAATCCTGATATTACATACTTTGCTGAATATCTTTCAGGATCTCATATAGGCTCTATGAAAAAATGCGGTATTGCTATTATTGAATTTGAAAATCAGAAATGGGAGGAAATTTCAGGTAAATCAGGTAATCTGGTTTATTATATTACACCTAAGGAAGTTAGAGAAGCCAGTTGA
- the xerD gene encoding site-specific tyrosine recombinase XerD: MWQSYIKHFKNYLRLERSFSDNSIQAYVRDVEKLAEYLEMNQIDVTPKGLLEEHVLGFLKYVTELGLAAHSQARILSGIKAFYKYLVLENEITEDPTELIGAPRLPRKLPDVLSYEEIEEILTNIDHSTPEGTRNRAIIEVLYSSGLRVSELINMQLTNCYFDIGFIRVLGKGNKVRLVPIGKEAIKYVEIYLEHVRNKIAVHKDSEDIVFLNRRGKQLTRVMIFLIIKDATENAGIDKNVSPHTFRHSFATHLIEGGASLRAVQEMLGHESITTTEIYTHLDRDYLRQIITEFHPRG; the protein is encoded by the coding sequence ATGTGGCAAAGCTACATCAAACATTTTAAAAATTATCTCCGCTTAGAGAGGTCATTTTCTGATAATTCTATACAAGCTTATGTTCGTGACGTAGAAAAACTGGCGGAATATCTTGAAATGAATCAAATCGATGTTACTCCAAAAGGTCTTTTGGAAGAGCACGTGCTTGGTTTTCTGAAATATGTTACGGAATTGGGCCTTGCAGCACATTCCCAGGCAAGAATACTTTCCGGAATAAAGGCATTTTACAAATACCTGGTTCTCGAAAACGAAATTACCGAAGATCCAACAGAACTGATCGGTGCACCACGGCTCCCCAGAAAACTTCCGGATGTTTTGTCTTATGAAGAAATAGAGGAAATATTAACCAATATTGACCACTCAACGCCCGAAGGAACCCGTAACCGGGCCATCATTGAGGTTCTGTATAGCTCCGGCCTTCGTGTCTCGGAATTGATCAATATGCAGCTCACGAATTGCTATTTTGATATCGGTTTTATTCGGGTACTTGGCAAGGGCAATAAAGTCAGGCTGGTACCAATTGGAAAGGAAGCAATTAAATATGTTGAAATTTATCTTGAACATGTCAGAAATAAAATAGCTGTACACAAAGACAGCGAGGATATTGTGTTTCTGAACAGAAGGGGAAAGCAGCTCACCAGGGTCATGATTTTTCTGATCATCAAAGATGCTACTGAAAATGCCGGGATTGATAAAAACGTAAGTCCGCATACATTCCGGCACTCATTTGCCACACACTTAATAGAAGGTGGTGCAAGTTTGAGAGCAGTACAGGAAATGCTCGGCCATGAATCCATTACGACAACGGAGATCTATACACATTTGGATAGAGATTATTTACGTCAGATTATTACCGAATTTCATCCAAGAGGTTAA
- the aroQ gene encoding type II 3-dehydroquinate dehydratase, which yields MKKILILNGPNLNLLGKREPGVYGNQSFEDYLLDLRNIFPDHEIHYFQSNHEGAMIDKIHEIGFSFDGIVINAGAYTHTSIALADALSAVTTPALEVHISNIHARESFRHHSHLTRVCKGMICGLGLKGYEMAIRYFVY from the coding sequence ATGAAAAAAATATTAATCCTTAACGGCCCGAATCTAAACCTTTTGGGGAAACGTGAGCCCGGCGTATATGGTAATCAGTCATTTGAGGATTATCTGCTGGATCTGAGAAATATTTTTCCTGATCATGAAATCCATTATTTTCAATCCAATCATGAAGGTGCAATGATTGACAAAATTCATGAAATTGGTTTTTCTTTTGATGGGATTGTGATTAACGCCGGCGCTTATACACATACCTCTATTGCTCTTGCTGATGCGTTGTCGGCTGTGACTACACCTGCGCTAGAAGTACATATTTCCAATATTCATGCAAGGGAATCATTCCGCCACCACAGTCACCTGACCCGTGTATGCAAAGGTATGATTTGCGGTTTGGGCTTAAAAGGATATGAAATGGCCATCCGGTATTTTGTTTATTAA
- a CDS encoding M14 family zinc carboxypeptidase: MIKSIYCLLFLFSFQFAIAQNKTPDQYLGYPLGSKFTYHHQIVDYIRLMESQNPDRVKIIQYGSTNEGRPLIAAFISSPENISRLESIRTNHLKSIKMLDGKSEGTVPPIVWLSYNVHGNEAVSANTSMKVVYELLNKENALTQGILKNTVVIIDPCENPDGYDRYTQWYNRYQSAVPNVTPYALEHDEPWPGGRFNHYLFDLNRDWAWQTQKETQARIALYNQWMPHLHADFHEMGSNSSYYFPPAAKPFHKDITGWQREFNELVGENCRKYFDKNNWAYFTRYNYDLFYPSYGDTWPTFNGAIGITYEQAGGGAGGLAIERKKKRIL, translated from the coding sequence ATGATCAAATCTATTTATTGTCTCCTATTCCTTTTTTCGTTTCAATTTGCCATTGCTCAAAACAAAACTCCTGATCAGTATTTAGGCTACCCGCTTGGCTCTAAATTTACTTACCATCATCAAATCGTGGATTATATCCGGTTAATGGAAAGCCAGAATCCGGACCGCGTGAAAATAATACAATATGGCAGTACCAATGAAGGCCGTCCGCTGATTGCTGCCTTTATTTCTTCTCCTGAAAATATCAGCCGCCTGGAATCCATCAGGACCAATCATTTGAAAAGCATCAAAATGCTTGATGGCAAATCTGAAGGCACTGTCCCTCCTATTGTATGGCTCAGTTACAACGTACACGGCAATGAGGCAGTTTCCGCGAATACGAGCATGAAGGTTGTGTATGAACTGCTGAATAAGGAAAATGCTTTAACACAAGGCATATTAAAAAATACTGTGGTGATCATTGATCCGTGTGAAAATCCGGATGGCTACGACCGCTACACGCAATGGTACAACCGTTACCAGAGTGCAGTCCCGAACGTAACGCCGTATGCACTGGAACACGATGAACCATGGCCGGGAGGACGATTCAATCACTATCTTTTTGATCTGAACCGCGACTGGGCATGGCAGACACAAAAAGAAACACAGGCCAGAATTGCGCTTTATAACCAATGGATGCCTCATTTGCATGCTGATTTTCATGAAATGGGTTCCAATAGCAGTTATTATTTCCCACCTGCTGCAAAGCCTTTTCATAAGGATATCACCGGATGGCAACGAGAATTCAACGAATTGGTTGGAGAAAATTGTCGTAAATATTTTGATAAAAATAACTGGGCTTATTTTACCAGATACAATTATGACCTGTTTTACCCAAGTTACGGCGATACCTGGCCAACTTTCAATGGTGCGATTGGTATTACATATGAACAGGCTGGTGGTGGTGCCGGCGGTTTAGCCATTGAAAGAAAAAAGAAAAGGATACTTTAA
- a CDS encoding CocE/NonD family hydrolase, giving the protein MFRKQLFIFLLILPLLTQAQNTVTTDTSFVRSNYRKTERTILMRDGVKLYTVIYTPKDTMQSYPILMQRTPYSAGPYGDNNYRRKIGPNVSLMRDKYIFVYQDARGRYKSEGNFREMTPAIVDKKSNKDVDESSDTYDTIEWLLKNTKNNGKAGIYGISFPGYYSSAALPDAHPALKSSFSASAYV; this is encoded by the coding sequence ATGTTCAGGAAACAACTTTTTATCTTTCTCCTTATACTTCCTCTATTGACCCAGGCACAAAATACTGTTACAACTGATACCAGTTTTGTAAGAAGCAATTACCGGAAAACGGAACGGACTATTCTGATGCGGGATGGGGTAAAGCTTTATACGGTTATTTACACGCCAAAAGACACAATGCAGTCTTATCCAATATTGATGCAGCGGACGCCTTACTCAGCCGGGCCGTATGGAGATAATAATTACCGCAGGAAGATTGGGCCTAATGTTTCGTTAATGCGGGATAAATATATTTTCGTTTACCAGGATGCGCGGGGACGGTATAAAAGTGAGGGGAATTTCCGTGAAATGACACCTGCTATCGTGGATAAAAAGAGTAATAAGGACGTTGATGAGTCGAGCGATACGTATGATACGATTGAGTGGCTTTTGAAGAATACAAAAAATAATGGCAAAGCGGGAATCTATGGGATTTCATTTCCAGGATATTATTCATCCGCCGCATTGCCTGATGCACATCCTGCCTTAAAGAGCAGTTTCTCCGCAAGCGCCTATGTCTGA
- a CDS encoding CocE/NonD family hydrolase — MSDEFIGDDCYHNGAFFLMDNFGFYSGFDGPKSANGENYELFFKTGANSDAYQYFLDFGPLKKANTSAYFSDPKSVWRQIVEHPVYDEFWLSRNIKQHLKNVKPAVLVVGGWFDAEDLYGALKTYAAIEKQSPGNNAKLVMGPWTHGGWAAASWKSFANYRFGSDLNKYYQDEIETKFFNFYLKDKGSFDQSEVTVFETGSNQWKNYDVWPPKNSHQVPYFFGEHGKLSDTKPDAVKSASEYESDPAKPVPYTGVISGHRNNEYMVEDQRFASQRPDVLVFQTDSLTQDMTLTGEIAANLFVSMTGSDADFIVKVIDVWPAGSTITAASEGQRPTQMGGYQQMVRAEVFRGKFRNSFSKPEPFTKDKIEKVSFKLNEVAHTFKKGHRVMVQVQSSWFPLVDRNPQKFINIFEADEQDFQKSKIMIYHDSKNSSNVVLPILK; from the coding sequence ATGTCTGACGAATTTATTGGAGATGACTGTTACCATAATGGTGCATTTTTCCTGATGGATAATTTCGGATTTTACAGTGGTTTTGACGGCCCGAAAAGTGCAAATGGCGAAAATTATGAACTGTTCTTTAAAACCGGTGCTAATAGTGATGCTTATCAGTATTTCCTGGATTTTGGCCCCTTGAAAAAAGCAAATACCAGCGCTTATTTTTCAGATCCTAAAAGTGTGTGGAGACAGATTGTGGAACATCCTGTTTATGATGAGTTCTGGCTGTCGAGGAATATTAAACAACATTTGAAAAACGTTAAACCTGCCGTTTTGGTTGTAGGGGGTTGGTTTGATGCCGAAGATCTATATGGCGCTTTGAAAACATATGCCGCCATTGAAAAGCAATCTCCAGGCAACAATGCAAAACTTGTAATGGGGCCATGGACGCATGGAGGATGGGCGGCGGCTTCGTGGAAATCTTTTGCTAATTATCGGTTTGGCTCAGATTTAAATAAATATTATCAGGATGAAATTGAAACTAAATTTTTCAACTTTTACCTGAAAGATAAAGGCAGTTTCGACCAGTCGGAGGTAACGGTTTTTGAGACTGGTTCCAATCAATGGAAGAATTACGATGTATGGCCACCGAAAAACAGTCACCAGGTTCCGTATTTTTTTGGAGAACATGGAAAGCTTTCAGATACGAAACCAGATGCAGTAAAAAGTGCGAGTGAATATGAAAGTGATCCTGCTAAACCTGTTCCGTACACCGGCGTAATCAGTGGCCATAGGAATAACGAGTATATGGTGGAGGATCAAAGATTCGCTTCCCAGCGCCCGGATGTACTGGTATTTCAAACCGATTCTTTAACGCAGGATATGACATTGACTGGTGAAATTGCGGCTAATCTGTTTGTGTCCATGACTGGAAGTGATGCTGATTTTATTGTTAAAGTAATCGACGTTTGGCCGGCAGGTTCTACAATTACGGCAGCATCAGAAGGACAACGTCCAACGCAAATGGGAGGTTATCAGCAAATGGTAAGAGCTGAAGTATTTCGTGGTAAATTTCGTAACAGTTTCAGCAAACCGGAGCCGTTTACTAAGGACAAGATAGAAAAAGTTTCGTTTAAACTAAATGAAGTAGCACATACCTTCAAAAAAGGCCATCGTGTAATGGTTCAGGTTCAAAGCAGCTGGTTTCCGTTGGTTGACAGAAATCCACAAAAATTCATAAATATTTTTGAAGCAGACGAACAGGATTTTCAAAAATCAAAGATTATGATTTACCACGATTCAAAGAACAGCAGCAATGTCGTTCTACCGATTTTAAAATAA
- a CDS encoding ThuA domain-containing protein: MKNFICKYRFYLIFTILLYAQSQVFAQTKKPDFKVLAISENGGHHVEYSKAAKIWLEKLAEERNFSIDFIENTNQINDDFLAQYQLFIQLDFVPYAWTPEAITAFEKYINEGKGGWIGFHHATLLGEFDGYKMWPWFSDFMGGIRFKNYIADFASATVKVENKKHPVMKGIPSSFLVKKEEWYVYDKSPRPNVDVIASVDESTYSPDSKIKMGDHPVIWSNKKVNAKNVYIFMGHSPVLFESEEYQTIFRNAIFWAVKK, encoded by the coding sequence ATGAAAAACTTCATTTGTAAATATCGCTTTTATCTAATATTCACGATTTTATTATACGCTCAGAGTCAGGTTTTTGCACAAACTAAAAAACCGGATTTTAAAGTATTAGCCATTTCCGAAAACGGTGGGCACCATGTCGAATACTCAAAAGCGGCTAAAATATGGTTGGAAAAGCTGGCGGAAGAGCGAAACTTCTCAATAGATTTTATTGAAAATACAAACCAGATAAATGATGATTTTTTAGCTCAATATCAGTTATTTATCCAATTGGATTTCGTGCCTTATGCCTGGACACCAGAGGCAATTACTGCGTTTGAAAAATATATCAATGAAGGAAAAGGAGGTTGGATTGGATTTCACCACGCAACTTTATTAGGAGAATTTGACGGGTATAAGATGTGGCCATGGTTTTCAGATTTTATGGGTGGAATCCGATTTAAAAATTACATTGCTGATTTTGCGTCGGCAACAGTTAAAGTGGAAAACAAAAAACATCCGGTAATGAAAGGCATTCCTTCCTCCTTTTTAGTAAAAAAGGAGGAATGGTATGTTTACGACAAAAGCCCGAGACCGAATGTTGACGTGATTGCCAGTGTAGATGAGTCAACTTATTCTCCGGATTCAAAAATTAAAATGGGCGACCATCCGGTCATCTGGTCAAACAAAAAAGTAAATGCGAAGAATGTGTACATTTTTATGGGACATTCTCCGGTATTGTTTGAAAGCGAAGAATATCAGACAATCTTCCGGAATGCGATTTTCTGGGCTGTTAAGAAGTAA